The window AACCCAGTGGCTAAATAAACCTCCTCAATGGCTTCTAAATCATAAGGATCCACCATAGCCACTAATATTCTATATTGACTTTTTTTAAAAGGAAACAAAATATGTTTACGGGCTAAATCCTCACTAATTAATAAAGGTGTTTCAAGGTGAATCTTTTGCTTAGATAAATCTACGAAAACTATGTTGTAATGCCTGTCTAAAAATTCCCTTAACTCCTCTTCTGTTATAAACCCTTCTTCCAATAAAATTTCCTCAAACCTCTTACCAGTAGATTTTTGCTTACTAAATACTTCTTCTAACTGCTCACTAGTAATAATCCCCTTCTCAACAAACGCCGGTCCCAAATCGAATTTACT is drawn from Clostridia bacterium and contains these coding sequences:
- a CDS encoding type II secretion system protein GspE yields the protein MTISKFDLGPAFVEKGIITSEQLEEVFSKQKSTGKRFEEILLEEGFITEEELREFLDRHYNIVFVDLSKQKIHLETPLLISEDLARKHILFPFKKSQYRILVAMVDPYDLEAIEEVYLATG